Below is a genomic region from Dioscorea cayenensis subsp. rotundata cultivar TDr96_F1 chromosome 14, TDr96_F1_v2_PseudoChromosome.rev07_lg8_w22 25.fasta, whole genome shotgun sequence.
AGGCTTCCTCGACGGCGAGCTCTCCATGAACACAGAAACCCTAACCATAAATGGGCTTTCTCTCAAGGTCACACATATGTATTAGCGGGCAACGAAGGGGCCGGCAGGTGGGAAGCATGTGAGTCCGCCGGGGGCGCGAGTGCGCCGACGTTGGCGCGCGGGAGTGTTTGATGGCGTCAACGTCGAGAACACATGAGATGTCTCGGATACATTTAGGACCGTTGGATTTGGGATGGACAGAAGGGATTTGATGGAGAGACCGAGAATGGGAAGGGATCATGACATGTCTCGGATACGGCGACCCAGGAATCCGAAGAACGATGACAAAATACCTTGGCATGATGATGTATCATGACACGTCAAATTGTTGTTCACGACGTGAGCACTGGTGACTCAAATAAGCATGCTTTTAAAGTTTGGGTATctgattgaaatttttaaaaatttggtgACTTAAATAAGAATACCCAAAAAGTTAAGTGACTATTTAGATAATTTACCCTTTTAATAATAGCAAACATACTACTTTACAGAAcatgttaattaaaaaacttgAGTACTAAACAATAACCCTATATTCACATTAATcctcaataaaaacaattagCTAAATTTGGTCCTAAATTTTAAGAAAGAATTCATTTAATCCCTTAACCCCAAAATCTGAAGGAAGAGTTCATTTTTAATCGCTTAACCCCAAACACAAAAcccattatatataatatatataataatatgtttgttAGATGAACCAGAATACACAGCACAAGGCAACGGTAAGATATATAGCAAAAGCACATACATAACCAAAATAAGTTATGTGCCTCTTTTGACACAGAAAGTAAGAACTTTCTCAAAAATTGACTTGAGAAAATGCTGAGGACATAAGCTCAAGCCACCACTCTCTGCTAGGCAGCAGATGCAAAACGAATGTCGTCGGAACCAAAGCTTCACTCCCAAGAGGCGAACATTTTCCCGGCTGGGAAAACGGGCCTCAATAGTGTTTGCGGCATTACTTGTTATCTCATACCGCGTACAACCGCTCCGGCCACTTTGGGTAGGCGCGCTTGTACAAGCTCATGCAAACTGTGTCGTGCTGTTGGATAACACCATTGAAAACACATTTCGTGGCCCCTGTTAAATGATTCGACAAAAGGCAAGCGGTTATTTGTTGTGCATTCATGTGATAAGAGTGGAGAAAATAATGTAAGTTTGGCACGACACCGTACCATGAGTACCAACAGGTTCCTTTATGCGGCCACGACGACCAAGTTTGGTCCAAACATCCACTGGCTGCATCCATAACAAGGAAATAAACAGGATTGTTTGCGAAATTAACATGAATAGCGTGTAGAGTTCATGAACAGAAATACTTGGCATACCTTGAACCATCTAACGTCCTCGGGGTTGTGAAACATAAACCGCACAATGGCTTTCAGTTTTGATACTCTTTGAGGATAACTACATCGGGAAAAGAAATCGTCTTAGGATGAGATCAGCATCATAAAATCacaccaaaatgaaaatgactTTAGTGTATGATATGCTGCAAACTTCAATCAAAGACGGTTgtaataacaaaacaaacaatggcaaaaccaactcaatcaattGGTATCAGGTAAAGGATCGACTATcactaattaatttaaaatgcaCAATTAAAAGCATGCTTTAAAATTGCATCAGAAAAAGCAGATAACTCAAgtacagaaaagaaaacaaaattaccCAGTTAAAATGATTTTCTTCAGAACTATCCTGTCGGGATCTACACTTTTCAATGAACCAGTGGCGACAACCGTAGGTGCCTCTCCGTGAGCACACCGCATAACAATCAAAGGAAGGGGAGGATAACAAATAGGAGCATAAACAGAGGCTATCGAAAAGCGCCCCTCGTGTAAAAATCTCTCCATCTTGTGCTTATCACAGTTAATATTATCAGAGGAAAATACTGGCCTGCAAGGAAGGCACTTAAAGATGTTTCAactagaaaaatataattacaaatgCGTAAGTGTCTCAGTTACAGcaagtattaaaaaatatatatagaaatataaatataaaacaaaaacaaaggagCGTTACCTTGCAAGGAACTTGCGAAACCCAACATGGAATATTAGTGTATCTTTTGATTTGATAGGTTGTTCATATGAATCATGTTTTCTGATGctgcaaaataattaaaaaaaggtcaATAAATGCTTCAAAAAACCAGATGCAGATTGCTTAGTAAATGCCAAAGAACTGAGAGAAAAACAACATTGTACAATTTGCTGAATATGTACAGTTGCTTCATCCTTATTTTCGCATACAGGCGGGATTGAATTGCTACGGGTAAAATACATAACTTCTCAACCTTGCATATGAAGTGATCATTACATCATTTTGACAGCATAGAAATAAAAAAGTGGAATGGAAATGAGCAGAATGATTGAGAAACATCTTTATGGTAACACTCAGgactaaaaataaacaagtggAACGAAAATGGGCAGAATGATggagaaatacataaaaataaaaattaacaaaaaaaatatgttctGCAGTCAGATTTTCTTTGCTGCAAATTCCACTTTCGAAGTACTGTATTCTGGATACACTTTGATCTCCACCTAATACACGCTGCATGCCTATCATGGCTTAataaaactcattaaaaaataaattgctaCACATGATAATGGCCTCATGATTGCACAAACATTTTTGTACATAGATTGACTATTAACAATTTATCCACAAACACACATGCATtggcaaccaaaaaaaaaaaaaaaactttaaatgctGAAGGGCCGTGCCAGTACCCACTATAAagtatgttttaaaaatttaaatcacaGTATATCCAATTGCATAAAAAAGCAGTTACACAAGCAGAATAGGataagtgaaaaaaaatggTAGAAAGCAGTTACGGATACCTGAAGTGAAGGACAGACATCTTGGATTCATGTTGAAGCAAGCTATAAGCCACCACAGGCAATTTTTGTGACTGGACACATGCTTTAGAGGCAACATCCACAGGCACATTCTTGATGTGAAGCCTCACAAACGACCCAACGGAAGCATACTCATTTATGTTCCCTTCATCTTTAAGTTTTGCAAGAACATGCTTCTGGGTCCTTGTAAAATTATCAAATGCAAAAATTCTTGCATATTCAGGAGGCAAAGATTCCTGTCAGGTATAAGCACCATAAGATAGCTGAAACATTAAACCAATGACTTCCACAAGATACTCATAATCATATAAATCAACACACTTTAGGATCCCACGACGATGTCCTAAAAGATTTAAGCCCTCTGTATTTGGCAAACCGCTTTTTAGCTGGCACATCCAATGGTGTATCTACCTCATCGGGGAATTCTGAAATCACAATGATTAAGTAAAATGAAGAATTGAGTTAGTTACACTAGAAAGCCACAAAGGTTAACATCCATAGTGAggaaaacagaagaaaaaaaaaaagatcatatACATGAGAAGATAACAATCATATCACCTTTTGCACATCTAATTCTTATACTGAAGCccaaaatgaaaatcaagatAATCGATTAGAATAGAATAACACAAACCTTCATCCTCAGCATTTGCATCCTTAATCTTCTTGATTTCTGCTTCAATTTGCTCCTTTGTCAATTTCTCATCATCCTATTCATGCATCAGATTTATTAAGTAATATCCCATAAACTTGTAAAAACAAGGGATATGAACAATCTATAAGGAAATTGACCAAAAGTACCATCTAATCTTAGAATGATATGTACAAGTCAAACTAGAAAACTATCATAATGaggaatgaaaaaacaaaaaacaaaaaaaaaaaacaaaaatctttaaaaaaaaggatgacATACAGTTAAACAAACAATTTTGGCTAATTCTGCAACAGACGTTATTCCCTTACCTCAATGGTTGATGGAAAGATAAATTATGCAAAGTTTTACGATGTTTATACCCAAAACAgcgatataaaaaaaaatgtgtccTGTTCTACAAATAAGATGTGGCTTGATGATTAATATTGCAGCCAATAGAGAACGTCCTTGTTATCTAATACAACCTAAAAGAGATGGATACAACCgatacaattattttttatttttaggtcACAGTGAGCCAAAAACTGCTGAAGACAAATACCAGACAGACAAGGCACTGTTGAATACCTaatcaaaaaaaccaaaaaggaaaaaaaatccagaCAGattaaatcagaaaaaaaaaaacttttgctaTTGAAAAACTCACATCCATTTCTTCACCAATCTCTGTTTCTTCAACCATATCATGTGAGCCTTCATCAACATCTGAATAATCAGATCCCTCTAGCACAGTATGATCTTTTTGTTGCTCATCCAACACCATACCGTCAccatcatcagcatcatcagaAACTTCATCATCTGTGTCATCAACGATCCAAGCAGCCTATAAAAGGATGTAGCCAAGTCATTAATATCCTTATCAAATCCCCTTCCATGCTACCAAACAAGAGCATTACATagtaaaacaaggaaaataaacCTGGTAGTCTGAGGTGCCACGTGgcagtttcttcttttttaacttGTGTCTGTTGCTATTTGCATCAGCTTCAGCTATCTCTGCTTCAGTTGGCCATGTCTGAATAAATAGGGAAATTGAATCAATATCACCTTCCAAGGCAACAGACAATTGTAataaaatgatggaagaatcaAACTCCTTGTAATGTAACATTGTATCTAATCAAAAATTGACAAGAAATTTCACACATCAATTCAATGAggtttaattatcaaaatgaaataTCCACCAACTTTATGATGTATGCCAATCATGTCTTTTGTCTGAATAGTAAGAACATGATGAAATAGATcaactaattaaatataaatcacATGTAAAGGCGACACTCAAACTTAGGAAGCCTGCCATAAAGATCATGATCAAACCCTTGTAAGCCATAAAGCATTGTTGAAAGTGGCAAATGTGCCTCGAAGGGTTGTTTTCTAGAATGATCCAACAAAACTTGGATACAAATCACCCCTTTTGTGGAGGATTTCCTTTCACAAAAGTGAAAGCCAGTTTGAACATGCACCAGGACTTATTGTAAACAATCCAACTAAATTTGCTCATATTTATGcacaacaaacaaacacaaacattCTTGGATATACCTTGGTAGATAATAAATTCACTCTTATTTTAAAAGTTCTCGACTTATTTATGCATaacaaataaacacaaacatCGTCGGATATCCTTTGTTAGATAAGATGTCATCCATAATGTTCTTCTCCCAGCTACATAGAAATATATTGAGTTATGAATGGGTCTTCTGGTTCAAGATATGACAAGTTGAACTAGTCTGGACTCAGCTCAAGCTCAAACTAGGATTGCCAAGCTTGGGCTTGGTTGTTCAATCTTGGCAAAGGTTGAAATAGTCaagtttgaaatattaattacaaaaatgaaaCAAGCCAGAAATGTACCTGCTCTCCAGCAAGTGGATCTGGTGCATTTTCAACAAGTAAAGGCTCATGGCTCAATGGGTCTGGAAGTAAAGTATGTATAGCCTGCATATTTTTTCCAGCAAagcatagaaaaagaaaacatttaggAAAATGTGAAGTGTAAAGTTCAAATCTAATTACTTGCAGACAAAGAGATGatggaaacaaaaaataagttaaaagaGAAAAGCATTTTAATAGAAATTCTAAAATCAGATTACATAGCACTTGCTTTATATGATATGAAACTATTAcaactaattaaattagaatCCTCGACAAAAAATAGTAGTATTCTTTCAATAATTGATGTTACAGAACCAATTTCATGTAGTGGTGGGGTACTTTATacatcaaataaagaaaaagtcaaGGACAATTCAGTTGAAAACTTTTACTTCATGATTGCTCATGACTAGTAAAGAAGTGAACATGGAAGTACCGATTTTATAATTCTGAGGCATTAGACTGATGTGCATACATCAGCTTCACAATCAGCTCATTCCGACCAAAGAAAGTCAAAATGTCATTAATCAGTTTCTGGGCTCTTTTAGACCAAGATTAACTAATTACTCAAACAAAATAGGTTCAAACGTTGGAAAACATATGCAAGCTGATAAACTGCTTGAAAGCAGGAACTTTCCCATTAGCAACAATAATAGGAAATTGATGGTAAAATAAAATGCCAGCTTTTCATGAATGGATATTTCGGAGCAAATTATGACTGCCTACCAGACTTTGTGGGATAAAAAACACATTAAACATTCACTGAATGAGAGATAATAAAATGTTCAAAGGTAAGGGGAAAACAAGACATGTTTCATAGTCAATAGACATAATAGGATtgtatgataatttaaaataaaaaaataaaaagaactccAACATGATGAGAAAAAAGAACCTACTGATTGCTCTAAACAGATAATACACCCAGGGCTAGGGAAAAAACAATACATATAATAAGTAACGCTGCATGCCCAAGGAAACTAATATCAGAGAAGCACATCTAAATATGCCCATACCTGCAGACCAATTTTATCATCTGAATCCATGGCATTGTGATCCTTTTTTCCATTAGTAGGAAATGGATCCTTCAGGATATCTATCTTGCTTAACTGAAAATCTCCGGCACCTGAAACATGAACCTGGTATGCAGAAACAATGTAAATATAAAGGTAAAATAAAGCAATCAGCATTTATCTGAATTTGACTAAATAATTTACCAGCTGATTCACAGAAAGACTGTGAGCCTGAACATAGCCAGACATAAGCAAAGTACACTGTCCTGGATTGCTATCATCAGGCTCCAGAACCACCTGGCACAATTGCAAATGTTACATAAATAATGCAAAAGAACGCCATTGGGCAGACTAGTTGTGTGCACAATGGGACACATGAAATGCACACATTTTTTCCCCAAGGAATAGAGCATTTGTTTATTCCTTTATAGCCCAAGTTACACAAGCTTCTCAAAGATGGAATCTCCTCCACTTCAGCACCAAGTTGGAGTCTACTAGGCCTATCGAACCTCAAAATCTAAAATGTTGTTTACGCTCAAAATTATTAACTTGTTCATCAACTTATAAGTTACCAATTGAAACTCaaggaatattaatgtaaaaacattGTGGTCATATATCGCTGGCTGGTAATCTCCAATCACACAATACATATTCCAAATGAAAAGACAGATTTAGCAATTTCACCAACATCTAGCATTCCTCTTCAACCACTCTATCTTTGAAATCATGTAAGATAGTTTCTCATGGGGAACTTCCTCAAATACCTGTTGGGACATCAGATAAGATCGCTGGCTTCGCCAATGTGGAGCTGAAAGGTGCTGCTCCTTAAACAGCCACATGAACTGCAAAAAATGGAGGTGCAAAATTTCTTCTAACACAAGAATACAGCAAGGAAACGGCATGAAAGAAGGACTTGGTAATGATTAAAAGCTGTtacttattaaatataattatttctaGAAGATGACCTTATGCAGCTCCTCCTTCGTATCTGCTGGATAGAATTTACACTCCTCTGGCAATTCAGAAGCAAGACAAGAGATGATCGTCTTCTTCAAATCTTGTTTCCTTTTCACATCATTGGGAAGGTCCttgagaaaaggaagaaaaaatcaCAGCTTGAGATAATATCGGGTACAatattttctcaataaaatgCACATTACTAAGGACTGACCTGAATGAATACTGCAGTACTAGGCAATCCAATGGCTCTGAATACAGATAGGCATTGAGTTCCAAATGGGTCAATTGGATTGCCTGCTTCACATCCATCTATGAAAGAGTTGGATGAGACTACAAATGCAACAAGATCAGCAACCTATGTTGACAACAGTGCTCCGAGTTATTATTTGTGAGTGGCCATATAAGAAGAATGATGCACCACAAGCAATTGCATAGAAATGTACCTTGCACAATTCCATGCAAGAGAGAAGGTCCCCATAAGGCGCTGTGTAAACCTAGATAAATAATGATAAGTATTAGAAATAATCAACTAAACACTGTTTGCGCAACCAACTGTGCTGACTATATGACATCAAAATCTTAAAACCTAAAGTTCTTCAGGTAAAATACATGGATTTATGTATAAGAACTGCTTGGGCATGGATACTACAGGAGGTCACTATGAGAGCACAATTGTCATTGTTAATGCTCAGAAATTGAAATTGCTTCCTACAAACGAGCCAATGATTCAGGTGTCAACCTAGCCAACTCAAGATGCATCACAATTATGTTGATTCAAAATGCATAATCATTATATCGAGGGCAATGGTAAGTGAAATGAATCCATTATATGGTAACCATTCCAAATAGTAGACCTATAAGGTAAAGTTGGCATTAGAACATGAGAGAATAAGGACAGGTTAATGTGAACTATTTCCCTGCAAAGAAAACTTATGCCAACAACACGTCTGGGAATGTTGTACACTTCGACAATTCAAGGGAGGTTTCATGTATTTATAATTTCCATCTTGAATATGTTACTTGGTTAGATTTGTACACAATGACACTGTCAGTTGTCAGGCCAGACTTTTCAACAAACAAAGTCTGAAAGCCAATGTTATATCATCAATAGGTTGGAGTCAAATAACGCATACTTGAAGGCAAGATACGAATTCTAATTGAGGTTTCTTTAATTACTTGAAAGGATAAACACACAACAAAAAAATGTACTCTTTTGACAAGTTTCAACACAGAATGATCAAGTACACTAACCGTTGCTCTAAGCTTGCACCCGGGCAATGCAACTGTATTTGAAGTACCATCCGCTTCACCTCCTGACAATAGGTGCAGAAAATCCCTCGAAAACAGATTTAAGTTCACACATGAGGATAGACCAAAAAGAACCTGTTAGGAGCACAAGAAAAGGTTAAcaaacttcaaataaaaataaaaaaatacccaagataataaaaaatgtattaaCATGGGCCTTCAATTAATCTTTTGCAGTAATTAAGAACGCATGGCAGATTGAGAAACTCAATCCATTCTCACTGAAATGCATAAACTAGGAATGGAAACCCTAAACAAACATTGAATTCATAAAATCaacccaaaacaaaatatacccACAGTCAAATATGCATTTGAGCAAAGAAAACAAGAgcaatacatttaaaaaaaacatagtaaaataaaagaagaacaatAAATCTAGAAAATCACATAAAGCTAATAAAGGATAATCTAGTCCAACAAATTCTATCGAGAAAAAACTTCACTCTACCGAAGGACAATGATAACAAAATCAAGTAAAAGCATGGACAAATCGAGGATAATGAACACTGAAGTGTGCTACTGAACAATAACATACACTTCTCTAAAAGAAAGAACAAGCTGACCCAAATATTAGAACTAAAAACAGATCTACTTATTCAACAGAACTTTCGAATGCTAACACATAAAATACAGTGCCATGGTGtgcaataaacaaaacaagagaaaataaattttgagcTCCAATCATATTACATTATCAATTACATCTTCCACTCTGTCCTAGCTACTAATTGAAcatgaagataaaaaaacatgataatcTGCTTCAAGAAGAAACCACGTATACAGGGCCATTCACAGGAAATCTAAGGCTTACATTGATAAAATAGAAAGAGGAGGTTGctatttatagttttaaatataaCTACAGACACACAGATTGAATGCATGACACCTTGATAAGATAAAATCCAACAAATTTACCTTCTCAAGGAACTTGCAAACTAAAACCAGAGAAGTCATTAAGTTCaaataagaaatacaaaacaataatgcatACAAGAGACTACTGCAAAAGATTAAGCAAATATTCAGGAGTTTATTGGGCCTCACAATAACACGAGGAGAGCTCAATGATCCACCCTGGGCTCTTCTCTCCTTTAAAAGCGCAGCCCGTTTCTGATCACGCGCCTAAAACAATTTGACACAACAAGcaaacaagtaaacaaattaCTAACATTATCGTGACAAAACGAAACCCTAAACACTGAAAAAGACAAATCTAGGTCAAATTTACCATCTTGCTACGCTGCACTCGAGCAGCTCGCCCACCCTTCACGGAATTCCGATGGTCGGGCTTCGCGATCCGATTCTTATCTACAACACCAAAATCACCAAACAAAAACCCATCAAAATCATCGCAAGAGAAACTAGGGTTTTCGAATCTCTCCAAAGAGACAAAGAAACACTCACCAGACCCCGACGTCCTGTGGACATGGCGAGAAGCTTTGGACGCAAAACGGCTCTTGTGAGCCTTGTTCACCTGAGAACGAGAACCAGCCATGGATTCTGGCGGCTGGATCTCCCGAGGAAACCTCAGGCATCCGCCAAAACCCTAGAGAAGAGGACAAGGTCTCTTCGCCGGAGACCAAGACGAAAAGCAAGCAATCTAAACCCTAGCACTTCGATCTTCGAGAAGAGGGTTTAAATTTAGAGTTCTGTTTTTCgtcctttttttatgaatatgcCCCTCTGACAACTGGAAAttattttcatagtttttttatgtatgtacCCCTACTGTAActggaaattatttttgtggttttttttatgtaaataccCTTTGGGAACTAAATTCTGAAACcctatttttgtggttttttatgtatataaccCTCTGAAAACTGCAAATTACATACGTTTACTTGAAAACTTATTTTGCTTTGCGGTCAAaattttgcttatatatatattttatatatatatataataatatatttttgggaATTTGAGTTAGTTTGgtcaaactgaaaaaaaaatagaaatatattttttaaaaaaaatatattatacaattAACATTAAATATACGTgtgctttattatttttaaaaatatgaaatataccATAAAcacatttgatatttttttcttgttaaagtaaaaaaaaaaaccttatggtttttgatttttgcaaaatacgggcaaatatattttttcctatTCTATGACATAAATGCTCAAGGTCGCTTCGAAAAAAGTAACTAAATAGGCAGCACAGACTTTATTGATATGATAGGGAGAATGATCTATTCtgttaagttttttctttcttaagtTTCACTATTTTCATAGAAGAACAGTCATTGCTATTTTAGGGAattaaaactaaagaaaatgatgaagaggGTAAATCCTCGTGTTAGCCACTTAATTGCTTCCTTCTGAAGCAATCTTGAGCCTTATCCAGGCCCCTTCCTtgtcatagattttttttcctattttatgACATGAAGTCTCTAGGTTGCTTCGAAAGGAAGCAACTAAGTGGGCGACATGAACTTGACTGACGTGATAAGGAGGACATATATTCTCCACTATCTACATAAGTCTACATTGTTACTATAGTGGCCCGTATTGGGACTTATACTATTTACAAGCCTATATAGGAGATGAAGGTAAATGCACACCATAGAGAGAGCTATTTAATAACTGGAGTGGTAAAAAACTTTAATTCTTCTACAAATACGTCTGTAGGAATATGTACTTGAAAGGGAACGACCATCATGAATACTTCAATAGTGATTAAATGTCAAGTGTCTTCTAGATATCCGATATCATAACCGGATGGAATTGAAGTAATTGAAATGTTGAGAACTGTGGGAAACTT
It encodes:
- the LOC120275690 gene encoding pre-rRNA-processing protein TSR1 homolog, with product MAGSRSQVNKAHKSRFASKASRHVHRTSGSDKNRIAKPDHRNSVKGGRAARVQRSKMARDQKRAALLKERRAQGGSLSSPRVIVLFGLSSCVNLNLFSRDFLHLLSGGEADGTSNTVALPGCKLRATVYTAPYGDLLSCMELCKVADLVAFVVSSNSFIDGCEAGNPIDPFGTQCLSVFRAIGLPSTAVFIQDLPNDVKRKQDLKKTIISCLASELPEECKFYPADTKEELHKFMWLFKEQHLSAPHWRSQRSYLMSQQVVLEPDDSNPGQCTLLMSGYVQAHSLSVNQLVHVSGAGDFQLSKIDILKDPFPTNGKKDHNAMDSDDKIGLQAIHTLLPDPLSHEPLLVENAPDPLAGEQTWPTEAEIAEADANSNRHKLKKKKLPRGTSDYQAAWIVDDTDDEVSDDADDGDGMVLDEQQKDHTVLEGSDYSDVDEGSHDMVEETEIGEEMDDDEKLTKEQIEAEIKKIKDANAEDEEFPDEVDTPLDVPAKKRFAKYRGLKSFRTSSWDPKESLPPEYARIFAFDNFTRTQKHVLAKLKDEGNINEYASVGSFVRLHIKNVPVDVASKACVQSQKLPVVAYSLLQHESKMSVLHFSIRKHDSYEQPIKSKDTLIFHVGFRKFLARPVFSSDNINCDKHKMERFLHEGRFSIASVYAPICYPPLPLIVMRCAHGEAPTVVATGSLKSVDPDRIVLKKIILTGYPQRVSKLKAIVRFMFHNPEDVRWFKPVDVWTKLGRRGRIKEPVGTHGATKCVFNGVIQQHDTVCMSLYKRAYPKWPERLYAV